CCGGCAGGCCGAAGCGGGCACGTACATCCATCACCGGAATGACCTTACCGCGCAGATTGATGACGCCTTTGATGAAGATCGGCAGGTTGGGGACTTTGGTGATTTTCTGAATGCCGATGATCTCAATGACATAGCGTATTTCAATGCCGTAGTTCTCTTCGGCCAGGGAAAAAGTCAGGTACTTGTCCTTTAGCGTATCTTCGTTCTGGATGCCAGCTCCGGAGCCTTCAACAAGTTGGGTCATTGCGTAACCTCCGTTTTTTTCTGCAAGGATGAATGTCGGCGCTGCCTGGTACCCTTGTGCGCGAGGGCTTTTTTTTGGCAAAGCGTTTGTTGTTGCCCATCGGTGGAACATATCTGGCTGCTACTTATTATTTTCTGTGGTGGATGTCAAGATGTACATTGTTTGCCGCGACGCTAAAAAGTGCCTTGGGCCGGCCTTGCCGGAGGTCTTGTGATGTTCTGGCACTGGTTTTTCCTGGGAGGCCTGTCGTGAGGAATCGGGTCGGTTAAAATAATCGACATTTCTTTTCGGCTTTATGCTTGACAAGCTCGAAGGCTTTGGTTTATAAGATAGCCCACCTGAGGGGGTGACCCCTGAAACGAACTAAATAACACCAAGGCGGTGTAGCTCAGTTGGTTAGAGCATGCGGCTCATATCCGCAGTGTCCGGAGTTCGAATCTCTGCACCGCCACCATATAAAAGGCCCTCCTGGATACCAGTGAGGGCCTTTTCTTTTTTGAGCTGCCGGAGGTCTTGTCGATCAATGCAGGCTCTTTTTAAGCGCATTCTTGTAAACGACATACAGGTAAGCCCTGGAGACGCGATT
This DNA window, taken from Syntrophotalea carbinolica DSM 2380, encodes the following:
- a CDS encoding chemotaxis protein CheW; the encoded protein is MTQLVEGSGAGIQNEDTLKDKYLTFSLAEENYGIEIRYVIEIIGIQKITKVPNLPIFIKGVINLRGKVIPVMDVRARFGLPARAYDERTCIVVVNVDEKAMGLVVDHVNEVAGIPEAQVEPPPASNHSQAGHYISGIGKMDDEVKILLDVERLIIRN